One window of Paenibacillus sp. FSL K6-3182 genomic DNA carries:
- a CDS encoding DUF5412 family protein yields MLIIFISICTFFALTIGAGVYWLFYDMGRLPKGKFLIEAASPDGTYRLKAYLINGGATTPLMIRGELVFIKRNHKTKNIYWNAREDQAVITWSDNDTVIINGHSLDVPHDKFDFRHP; encoded by the coding sequence CTGCTCATCATATTTATTTCTATCTGCACATTCTTCGCCTTAACTATTGGAGCTGGTGTTTATTGGCTCTTCTATGACATGGGCAGACTGCCGAAGGGAAAATTTCTTATAGAGGCCGCTTCCCCTGATGGGACTTACCGTTTAAAAGCGTACCTTATAAATGGAGGAGCGACTACTCCTTTGATGATTCGCGGTGAATTGGTATTCATTAAACGCAATCATAAAACCAAAAATATTTATTGGAACGCTCGCGAGGATCAAGCGGTCATCACTTGGAGCGATAACGATACCGTCATCATTAATGGTCATAGTCTTGATGTTCCTCACGATAAATTCGACTTTAGACATCCATAA
- a CDS encoding carbohydrate ABC transporter permease — translation MHHKTLPYRIFSIFNNVFLILLSILCLLPLYHLLMVSMSASAPANAGLVTFWPIGFTLEAYAKTFNNSNFLTSLWVSTQRTILGTALAMLVSTLAAYALSKDSHIFRARNVYLWYFVVTMLFAGGLIPSYLLILKLGLMNTLWALILPGTVGVYNVILLLNFFRTVPKDLEEAAFIDGAGQLRTFFMIYLPISLPAIATVSLFIMVGHWNSYFDGIIYMKDAEKLPLASFMQTIIVQKDMTKLDPQMVANMSQRTISASQIFIGALPILLVYPFLQRYFVKGIVIGAVKE, via the coding sequence ATGCACCATAAAACACTGCCATACCGTATTTTCAGCATATTTAACAACGTGTTTTTGATTCTTCTTTCCATACTATGCTTGCTGCCGCTATATCACCTTCTCATGGTTTCCATGAGTGCGTCCGCTCCCGCCAACGCGGGATTGGTCACTTTTTGGCCGATCGGTTTCACATTAGAAGCCTATGCTAAGACGTTCAACAACAGCAATTTCCTTACTTCCTTGTGGGTGTCGACACAGCGGACCATCCTTGGTACGGCGCTTGCTATGCTAGTTAGTACACTTGCTGCTTATGCCCTGTCCAAAGATTCTCATATCTTCCGTGCTCGCAATGTTTATCTTTGGTATTTTGTCGTTACGATGCTATTTGCAGGCGGACTTATTCCAAGCTACCTCCTCATCCTTAAGCTCGGACTAATGAATACTTTATGGGCGCTTATCCTACCAGGTACAGTCGGCGTTTATAACGTTATTCTTTTGCTAAACTTCTTCCGTACTGTTCCTAAGGATCTGGAAGAAGCTGCTTTTATTGATGGAGCCGGCCAGCTGCGCACTTTCTTCATGATTTATTTGCCGATCTCCTTGCCTGCGATTGCAACGGTTTCCTTGTTTATTATGGTCGGACATTGGAATTCCTATTTCGACGGTATTATCTATATGAAGGATGCCGAGAAGCTGCCTCTTGCAAGCTTCATGCAAACGATTATCGTTCAAAAGGATATGACTAAGCTTGATCCACAAATGGTTGCCAATATGTCGCAAAGAACCATTAGCGCATCGCAGATCTTTATCGGCGCATTACCGATTCTATTGGTTTATCCTTTCTTGCAGCGTTACTTTGTAAAAGGGATTGTCATTGGTGCGGTTAAGGAATAA
- a CDS encoding ABC transporter permease subunit, which produces MEANTEKQVTLETTPRAKTKHKYKQPWMLHFMVLPAVLSVFIFSYIPMTGIMMAFQDYKASLGMMGSPWVGLKHFEYMFQNDYFLQITWNTLFFACSKIVLNLIIPFIFALLLNEVRNMGLKRSIQTLVYLPHFLSWVTLSGILIDMLAQTGIINQFISNVFGIKPIFFLGDGAWFRFTIIFSDVWKEFGFNTIIFLAALAGINPALYEAAEVDGAGRIKQTTHITIPSLIPIAIVVATLALGNVLNANFDQVFNLYSPLIYQQGDIIDTFVYREGLLSGQFSFATAVSLFKSGISLILIVISYRLAYKFAGYRIF; this is translated from the coding sequence ATGGAAGCAAACACAGAAAAGCAAGTGACTTTGGAGACCACACCACGAGCAAAAACAAAACACAAATATAAACAACCTTGGATGCTGCATTTCATGGTGCTGCCGGCGGTACTTTCGGTTTTCATCTTCTCCTATATACCGATGACAGGTATTATGATGGCGTTTCAAGATTATAAAGCTTCACTTGGAATGATGGGCTCTCCATGGGTAGGCTTGAAGCATTTTGAATATATGTTTCAAAATGATTATTTCTTGCAAATTACGTGGAACACCCTATTTTTTGCTTGCTCCAAAATCGTGCTGAACTTGATCATTCCGTTCATTTTTGCTTTGCTTCTGAATGAAGTCAGGAACATGGGGCTCAAAAGATCAATCCAAACGCTCGTCTATCTGCCGCATTTCCTTTCCTGGGTCACGCTATCCGGAATTTTGATCGATATGCTCGCACAGACAGGAATTATTAATCAATTTATAAGCAATGTATTCGGCATTAAGCCGATTTTCTTTTTGGGCGATGGCGCCTGGTTCCGCTTCACCATTATTTTTAGTGATGTGTGGAAGGAATTTGGATTCAATACAATTATCTTCCTTGCAGCGCTTGCCGGTATTAATCCAGCACTTTATGAAGCTGCTGAAGTTGACGGTGCAGGCCGTATCAAGCAAACGACGCATATTACGATTCCATCACTCATTCCAATTGCGATTGTAGTTGCAACCTTGGCGCTTGGTAACGTACTAAATGCAAACTTCGACCAAGTGTTCAACTTGTACAGTCCTTTGATTTATCAGCAGGGTGATATTATTGACACCTTTGTCTATCGTGAAGGTCTACTCAGCGGTCAATTCAGCTTTGCAACAGCAGTTAGCCTGTTTAAATCAGGGATCAGCTTGATTCTAATCGTAATCTCTTATCGTCTTGCTTATAAATTTGCCGGTTACCGAATCTTCTAG